The sequence GCTTCTGACTGTTGACGATCTCCGAAGTCCAACCGGTCGGGCTGTTGAGGAAACGCCCGCGAGTCGGATCTTCCGGGTCGCGGAACACGTCTTTGTAGCGCGGCAGATCGGCCACCGATTTCAACTCGGGTGCCAACGCTTTGATGCCGCGTTCAGGGTCGCCCTTGATCACATACTCCGGCACCCACCAGCCTTCGGTGGCACCTTTGACGGTATCGCCCAAACCGAACACCTTACCTTCGGCGGCCGCTTTGACCCACGCCGGACTGCGCCCGGCCCATTCCTCGCCAATCACCTGAATGTCATTTTTCGCCAGCGCGGCCTCAAGGCTGACCGTGCTGCCGGGCAAGGTGTCGGTCGGGTAACCGTAGCCTTTCTCAACGATCAGGCGCAGCACTTCGGTGATGAAACTGCCGCTTTCCCAAGTGATGTCACCGAAGTGAATCGGCGCGGTTTTCTCCGCCGCCGAGACAGCGCCGACGCTAAGGCTGAGGGCCAGCAGCGACGTGCCGAGCAGGTTTTTGATCGATCTCATGCAGACCTCTTGTCTTCCAGAAATTGGTTGGCGCTATGGCGATCGCATAGCGCTTGGGAACGGCTCATGTACTCGCTGACCGAACGCTGGGAGATGCCCAGCTCGGCAGCGATTTGCGGGTAGGTCAGGCCGTCGATGCGGGCGAGCAGAAACGCTGTGCGAACCTTGCCGGGCAAGCGTTGCAAGCTGTGATCGAGGCGGTTGAGGGTTTGCGATAGCTGGACGATTTCTTCAGCCGATGCGGCGTAATCGACATCGATCTGCTGGCGATATCCGCGCTCCAGATCTGCGCGTCGCCAGCGCTGATAAAGCAGGCGTTGGGCGACGGTCGTCAGCAACGCGCGGGGTTCGCGAATGGCCCGCAGCGTCGGTGCTTCAAGTAACTGCACGAAGGTCTCGGAAGCAATATCTTCAATACTGGCGGCGTCATGCAGATGACGGCGCAGATAGGCACAGAGCCAGCGATAGTGAGCGCGGAACAGGTCGTCCACGGTGTGACGATGGGAAATGGCGGCGCCGGACATAGGGGCTCCTGGGTTAGGGGTCGCTGAATGTCCGGTGTTCCGGTGGCGCGATCGTAGCAAGGCGCCTTATTCGTTTAAAATACTTAAAACGAATCTTTATATTCTATTTAAAACTAAAAAATCAAAAGATCGCAGCCTTCGGCAGCTCCTGCACCGATCTCCTGTAGCAGCTGCCGAAGGCTGCGATCTTTAGCGCAAGCGGCCATAGCCAAGTCCTTCAGCCTCACGCTGATAGTCGAGCAGGATTTGATAATCGCGCTCACTGGCCGCAAACACCTCAGGCAATCCCAAGGTCTGTGCGACATCAGGGAGTTCGCGCAAGGTTTCATTCATTACCTGTCGGAGCTGCTCGATCTGCTCATCCGTAGCACTACCTACCGTAATGAATGGCAAGGTCGGACTCCACGCACTGCGCGCAATCACCTGCAAGGCACTGACTTCTTGCGGCGCATGTTGCGCCAGATAGGCGTAGGTGACGCTGTCGATGGCGGCCAGATCGGCACGGTGTTCGCGCAACCAGCGCAGGCTCTCTCGATGGCCGCCGCTGATGCCGACCGAGGCAAAAAATTGTCCGTCCTGATTCAGCGGCGCCAAGCGCTGACGCAACAGGTTCATGCCGCTGTTGGAGTCCTCACTATTGATCACCCCCCGACTGTTGTGAAAATCCGTCAGGGTTTTGCGTGGGTCATCAGCGCGGCCGAGGATCAGGCTGCAATGATTGCCGGCGCTGGCGTCAGGCAGTTCGTAGCGAGGACGTCCGACGATCCGCACTTGTCCGCGCAAAGCGGTCATCAGCGGGTAGCCGCAGGTTTGCGTGAGCAGCAGATCGGGGGATAACCAGAGTTCGGGCAATGACAGGCCTTCAGCACTCAGGCGGGTGTGGCCAAGTTGCTCGAGAATGCGCGCAATCCAGCGCTCATTCGCCGCGCGGATTGGCTCGGGGGCGACGTACATCAGGAGTTCGGTGTGGTGTTGGGTCATGCACATTTTCCCCGAGTTACAAATATCCAATGTGGGAGCGAGCCTGCTCGCGAAAGCGCTGGGTCAGACAACAGATTCATCAACTGACACTACGCCTTCGCGAGCAGGCTCGCTCCCACAGGGTTTTGTGGTGTTCTTGGGTCAGTGGAACGGATGCTCGGGACTGTCGATCGGCCTGAAGACATTGCACCGCCAGAACTCGCCATACCCGCGCACCAGAAACCCGCCACTGCGTGCGATCCACTGCTCGCGATGCATCCGGTAAACCGTCGGCAAGTCGTACCACGCAAGCTTCGGCAAGTCGTGATGCACCAGATGAAAATTCAGATTAAGGAACAACCAGCGCCATGGCCAACCGGCCTCATTGAGCACCGTGCGCTGTTCCGGTTGCGCATGCGGGCGGTGTTCATAGTAGGAGCGGATCATCGCGATCGACAGCGCCGGCACGCTGATCAGCAACAGGTAATGCCAGACCGGCAGCACGCTGTATCGAGCGATGAACCCCAGCATCAGCAGGGTAAACGCGCCGTGGGTCAGCCACATCAGCCACGCCTGGCGTTCGCCATTCTTCAGCCGCTGCAGTTCTTCGCCAGCGAGCGCCAACAACGCCAGGGGGGCACCCGTTGCGAAACGGCCGAGTACGGTTTTGTTCAGCCAGTGCAGGCTGCGTTCGAACAGCGAACTGCCCTGCCAGCCAGCGCGGGTCAGGTAACGGCTCTCCGGATCGACGCCGGGCACAGTCAGATCCTCATCGCGGTGATGCAACAAATGGCTGTCGCGATACAGCGTGTACGGATACCACACCGCGAATGGCGCGTAGCCGAGGATTTTGTTGAGCAAGGTCCAGCGGGTCGGATGCCCGTGGAGCAATTCGTGCTGCACTGACAGCCACAGCACCAGTAGCGGAACCAGCAGCAACGTGCTCAAGCCACGACCGAGCCACTGACTATTGAGCACAATGGCAAACCAACCGCCATAGACGCCGATCAGCAACAGCCAGGTCGGCCATTCGGTGCGGGCGGTGAAGCGTTGGCGCAGGGTTTCGATCTGCTGGCGATGGGCGGCGTCGAAGTAATGGGACATGGCGTTGCTCAAAACGGGATTCTTTCCCTTCTGTGCAACGACGCGGCGCAATCTTGCAGATTATTTTCGGGTTAGGCAGGAGCCCGAGAACCGGGCTCCGGAAAGACGTGATCAATGGCCGAATATGTCGACTTTCTTGGCTTTCTTCTCTGCGCGTTTTTCAATCGCGGTCTTGGCCGGTTTCTTCTTCGCGGCTTTCTTTGAATCCATACCTTTGGACATGATGCGTACTCCACTCACAGGGGATGTGAGGTCAGGTATACACCTATCCAGAGCCGTGCGTTCTTTTATAATCGCCGCTTTGCCCACCGACAGTCCGATCCCATGCCCGACACCCGATACAGCCTGCTCGACGAGTCGTTATGGCCGTTGATGAACAAGTTTTACCGCAGCCATCAATCATCGATGAAAGCTGTTCGCGACGCGCAATTGTGGGTCGCGCGACGGGGAGAGATTGTTGCCGCGTTGTGCTTGCGGCCGGTGGCGGGCGGGCATTGGTTGACCGGGTTGTTCGTTGATCCGGGCTGTCGCGAACAAGGGCTTGCCGCGCAGTTGATCGCAGCAGCGGTGCAGGATGTGAGCGAGCCAGTGTGGCTGTTCTGCCATCCTGATTTGCGTGAGTTTTATGAGCGACGCGGGTTCACGTTCGATCCGGCGCTGCCGCAAGCGATGGCAGAGCGATTGAGCCGGTATGCGCGGAGCAAGCCGATGATTGCTATGGAAAGGGTTCCCGCTCAATCCTGAAGGACATGCAAAAACCAATGTGGGAGCGAGCCTGCTCGCGAAAGCGGTGTGTCAGTCACAGAATCTGTCACTGATATTGCGCATTCGCGAGCAGGCTCGCTCCCACAGGGGATGTGTTGAGTCTTGAATTAATCGTCAGCTGTGGGATCGAGATCCGGGAACATCACTTCGGTAAAACCGAATTTGCTGAAATCGGTGATCCGCGACGGGTACAAGCGGCCGATCAGGTGATCGCACTCGTGCTGCACAACGCGCGCGTGGAAGCCCGAAGCAGTGCGCACAATCGGCTCGCCCTTCGGATCAAACCCTTCGTAACGAATCTGCTGATAACGCTCCACCGCACCGCGCAAACCCGGCACCGACAGACACCCTTCAAAGCCCTCCTCCAGCAACGGACTCAGCGGCGTGATCAGCGGATTGATCAGGATCGTCTGCGGCACGGCTTCAGCGTCCGGATAACGCTCGCTGTGTTCAAAACCAAAGATCACCAGTTGCAGATCGACACCGATCTGCGGCGCGGCCAAGCCAACGCCGCCGACGCTTTCCATGGTCTGGAACATATCGTCGATCAGTTGCCACAGCTCGGGGCTGTCGAACATCTCGGCCGGCACTGGCGGGGCGATGCGCAGCAGGCGCTCGTCGCCCATTTTCAGAATTTCACGGATCATGATCAGACTTCGTCAGTGTCCGGCTTGAGCGAATGATCGCGGCCCAGGCCCGAGACGTGTTGTTTGGGATGTTCATCGAGTTCGCCGGGGACTTTCTCACCCGCATCCTTGCCCTCGCTGGACATGTGCTCGATCACCGCGTTCATCTCGGCGCCGAGCAACAGCACCGCAGCGGAAATGTAGAAGTACAGCAACAGCACGATGATCGCCCCGATGCTGCCATACATCGCGTTGTAGTTGGCGAAGGTTTTTACGTAGAAGGCGAACCCCAACGAAGCGATGATCCACACCACCACGGCCAACACAGAACCGGGTGTGATGAAACGGAATTCCTGTTTGACGTCCGGCATGACGTAGTAGATCAGTGCCACGGCGACCATCATCAGAATCACGATCACCGGCCAGCGCGCGATGGTCCACACGGTGACGATGAAGTCTTCCAGTCCCACCTGCGCGGCGATCCAGCCCATCACCTGCGGCCCGAGCACCATCAGCGCGGCGGCCACCAGCAGCATGCCGGCGATGCCGACGGTGTAGAAAATCGACAGTGGGAAACGCTTCCAGATCGGCCGGCCTTCAACCACGTCGTATGCGGCGTTCATCGCGCTCATCATCAAGCGCACACCGGCGGAGGCGGTGTACAGGGCGATCACGATACCGACGGAAAGCAGGCCACCCTTTGACTGCTGTAACTGGTCAATGACCGGATTGACTTGCTCCAGCGCCTGCGGCGGCAGGACCAGTTCCGATTGCAGGCGCAGCCAGGAGAAGAAGTCCGGCAGGTGCAGGAAACCGATCAGGGCGATCAGAAACAGAATGAACGGGAACAGCGAGAACAGCATCTGGTAAGCCAGTGCCGAGGCGTAGGTCGACATTTCGTCGTCGACGAATTCAGTGACCGTGCGCATCATCACCCGATGCAGGGGCAGACCTTTCATGTCTGGAAATATCATTCGCGTCTCCTTTCGCCGCAATACAGGTTGAAGTCGTGGCGACTCAGGGGCCGTTTTTTACATCACGGTAGCCTGTTTGGCTAACCTCGTAGGGTTGCCGCAGGTTTTTGACACAAAAACGGCCATCCTTGGATGGCCGTTCATGTATTTCGTTCAAGGCTGGATTACGCCTTGTCGACGCCTTTTTTGACCGCGTCCTTGGCTTTGCCGACCGCTTGCTGGGCTTCGCCTTTTTTCTCTTGAATCTTGCCTTCGGCTTGCAGCTTGGTGTTGTCGGTGGCTTTACCGACGCCTTGCTTGACGTTGCCGACCGCTTCGTTGGCCATGCCTTTTACTTTATCGCCTGTGCTACTCATGGTGTTTCTCCTTGGTGCATTTAGGGGGAAAAGTCAGTACGTAATGATTGACTGGCCGGGTTTGCGCCAAGTTTCATTTATTTTCGGGGGTTCATTTCGTCGTGGCGTGCAGGTTGGGCTTTATGTTTGCGTGCGAAGCCCCGAGAATGCGCAACATATGGGCGCCGTGCGCCAATGAACCGATCCCGCAGGAATGTTATGAAACTCGATAAAACGCAGGCCATCGCCCGACGCAACAAGGAACTGGGCGGTGCCGTGCTCGGCACCAACAACTGCCACTTCGCCGAACTGAACCGTAACCGCAACATCTGGTGGTTCGACCTGCCGGTGTCGCGTCTGGCCATCGGTCAGTACGAGTGGATTCACTTGCTGATGCACACCCCAGCCACCGACGAACTGCTGCACCTGAAAGTGCCAACGGTGTTCCTGCGTGAAAAGCTTGAAGGGCTGGTGATTCGCAATGAAGGCAAGCGCAAAGCGGCATTGAGCCTGGAATTGAGTGCGGACAAGGATTCGTATCTGCAGGACATGCGTCCGGCGGGGACCAACGTGAATTTTGCGCCGTTCCGTCAATAGCCCTCACCCTAACCCTCTCCCAGAGGGAGAGGGGACTGACCGAGTTGGCTGGACACGCTACACCGACCTGAAATATCGAGTCGAACTCAGGTTCTGAACAGCATCCGATCGGCTCCCCCCCCTCCTCGCCCATTGGGAAAAGGAACTGACCGAGGTATTCGGGCGAGATACACCGACCTGAGATTCCTGAGTTGAACTCAGGTTCTGAAAAGCCCCGATCTGCTCCCTTCCCCCTCGCCCCCTTGGGGGAGAGGGCTGGGGTGAGGGGGTAGATTTACCAATCACTGCAAATCTACAGCCTTGCACCAACAAAAAGCCCCGCATCTGCGGGGCTTCGTGTTTTAAGCGGCGGACTTGGCCTTGATCTTCTTCAGCTCTTCATCCCGCAACTCGCGACGCAGAATCTTGCCGACGTTGGTGGTCGGCAGCGCATCGCGAAACTCCACCGAACGCGGCACCTTGTAGCCCGTGACGTTGGCGCGCATATGGTCCATCACCTGCTCTTTGGTCAGGGTCACACCCGGTTTGGCAACGATGAAAATCTTGATCGCCTCACCCGACTTCTCGTCGGGCACACCAATGGCCGCGCACTGCAACACGCCCGGCAGGGTCGCCAGCACATCTTCCAGTTCGTTCGGATAAACGTTGAAACCGGAGACCAGAATCATGTCTTTCTTGCGATCGACAATGCGCATGTAGCCGTCCGGCTGGATCAGCGCGATATCACCGGTCTTCAGCCAGCCTTCGCTGTCGAGCATTTCATCGGTGGCTTCCTGACGCTGCCAGTAGCCCTTCATCACTTGCGGGCCCTTGACGCACAGTTCGCCGATTTCACCCAGCGGCTGCTCGACACCGGCATCGTCGATGACTTTGCACAGCGTCGATGGCACCGGAATACCGATGGTGCCGATCTGGATGTGCTGGATCGGGTTGACCGTGGCCACCGGGCTGGTTTCGGTCATGCCGTAACCTTCGCAGATGGCGCAACCGGTGACCGCTTTCCAGCGCTCGGCAGCGGCCAGTTGCAGGGCCATGCCGCCGGACAAGGTGACTTTCAGCGCCGAGAAATCCAGCTTGCGGAAACCTTCGTTGTTGCACAGCGCCACGAACAGCGTGTTGAGACCAACAAAACCGCTGAACTTCCACTTCGACAGTTCCTTGACCATCGCCGGCAGGTCGCGCGGGTTGCTGATCAGGATGTTGTGGTTGCCGATCAGCATCATCGCCATGCAATGAAAGGTGAACGCATAGATGTGGTACAGCGGCAGCGGCGTGATCAGGATCTCGCAACCTTCGTTGAGGTTGGAACCCATCAGCGCTTTGCACTGCAGCATGTTGGCGACGAGGTTGCGATGGGTCAGCATCGCGCCCTTGGCCACGCCCGTGGTCCCGCCGGTGTATTGCAGCACCGCCACGTCGCCGCTGTGCGGATTGGCTTCGGCCACCGGCTGGCCCTGGCCCTTGCTCAGCACGTCGTTGAACTTGACGGCTTTGGGCAGGTGATAGGCCGGGACCATTTTCTTCACGTACTTGATGACGCTGTTGATCAGCAGGCGCTTGATCGGCGGCAGCAGGTCGGCGACTTCGGTGACGATAACGTGTTTGACGCCGGTTTTCGGCACTACGGCTTCGGCCAGATGCGCCATGTTCGCCAGGCAAACCAGGGCTTTGGCACCGGAGTCATTGAATTGGTGTTCCATTTCCCGCGCGGTGTACAGCGGGTTGGTGTTGACCACGATCAGCCCGGCGCGAATCGCACCGAAGACGGCCACCGGGTACTGCAGAACGTTGGGCAGTTGCACGGCGATTCGATCACCGGGCTGCAAATCGGTATGCTGTTGCAGATACGCGGCAAACGCACCGGACAATTCGTACAATTCACCGTAGGTGATTGTCTTGCCCAGGTTGCTGAAAGCCGGTTTGTTGGCGAAGCGTTGGCAGGATTGCTTCAACACTGCCTGAATGTTCGGATACTCGTCCGGATTGATGTCGGCAGCAATTCCAGCCGGGTATTTATCCTTCCAAAAGTCTTCGATCATGGAAGCCCACTCCTCAGCAACGCGAATTCTTCACCGCATTTGATGCGATTATTATTGGTGTGTGTTTGGTATTGGTGAATCTGGCTTTTATATAGGCCGAGAAGTCACAAAGCGCGCCGAGAGTAGCAGCTTTGCCAAGGGTCGACTAGAGCCAAAAGCGGCCCCTACAGTCACTATGATGACTCAAGACTACCTAGCAGTCATTTTAGAGCAAAAATCCTAGAACACCTTTGAAGCCCCGGTTTTCGGGGACTTAAAGCAAAAGATCGCAGCCTTCGGCAACTCCTGCAGGAAATGCATTCCAAGTAGGAGCTGCCGAAGGCTGCGATCTTTGTGTTTTTGACTTTTACGCGATATCGCGCAACTCACGCCGCAGAATTTTCCCGACAGGCGTCATCGGCAATGACTCACGCAATACGATGTGTTTCGGCACCTTATACGCGGTGAAATTCTCTTTGCAGTAGGCCTTGAGCTCTTCAAGGCTGACCCCGGTTTCCCGCGCCACCACGAACAGCTTCACCGCCTCGCCCGAACGCTCGTCCGGCACGCCGATCACCGCGCAGTTGGCGACTTTCGGATGGGCCATCACCACGTCTTCGATTTCATTCGGATAAACGTTGAAACCGGAGACGATGATCATGTCCTTCTTGCGATCGACAATGCGCACAAAACCGTCCGGATCAATCACCGCAATATCGCCGGACTTGAACCAGCCCTCGGCATCCAGCACTTCGGCCGTGGCTTCCGGTTTGTGCCAGTAGCCCTTCATGATCTGCGGGCCCTTGATGCACAACTCGCCACGCTCGCCCATCGGCTGTTCAACACCGTCATCGTTGATGATTTTCAGCAACGTGCCCGGCACCGGCAAGCCGACCGTGCCCAGACGCGATTGATCGCCGTACGGGTTGGTGCAGGCCACCGGCGAGGTTTCGGTGAGACCGTAACCTTCAGTGATGCGGCACCCGGTCATCTGCTCCCAGCGCTCGGCGGTAGCCTTGACCAGCGCGGTGCCACCAGAGTTGGTGAGCTTCAGGCTGGAGAAATCGAGCGTCTTGAAATCCGCGTGATCCATCAGCGCCACGAACAAGGTGTTCAAGCCCAGCAGCGCCGAGAAGCGCCAGTTCTTCAGCTCCTTGATGAACCCGGCGATGTCGCGCGGATTGGTGATCAGCACGTTGTGGTTGCCGGAAACCATCATGCACATGCAGTTCGCGGTGAAGGCATAGATGTGGTACAGCGGCAACGGCGCGATCATCACTTCCTGGCCTTCGCGCAGCAGCGGCTGGCCGTCCGGGCCGAGTTGGGCGAGACAGGCGCGCACTTGTTGCATGTTCGCCACCAGATTGCCGTGAGTGAGCATCGCACCTTTGGCCAGGCCGGTGGTGCCACCGGTGTATTGCAGCACGGCGATGTCGTCGAGGCTGGCTTTCAGCGGCTTGATGCCCAGACCTCGGCCCATGCGCAGTGCGCTTTTGAAGGAGATCGCCTGCGGCAGTGAATACGCCGGGACCATTTTCTTCACTTTGCTGACCACGGTATTCACCAGCCAGCCCTTGGCGGTGGGCATCAGGTCGCCCATCTTCGCTTCGATCAGGTATTGAATGTCGGTGTCGGGCAGCACTTCCTGGACTTTCTGGCCGAACATGTTCAGGTACACCAGCGCCCGCGCGCCGGAATCCTTGAACTGGTGGCGCATCTCCCGCGCGGTGTACAACGGGTTGGTGTTGACCACGATCAACCCGGCGCGCAAGGCACCGAACACGGCTATCGGATAGTGCAGGACATTGGGCATCTGCACCGCGATGCGATCGCCCGGCACCAGATCGGTATGCGCTTGCAGGTAACCGGCGAACGCAGCGCTCTGGCGTTCGAGTTCGGCATAAGTCAGGGTGATGCCCATGTTGCTGAATGCCGGGCGGTCGGCGAACTTCTTGCAGGAACGCTCGAATACCTCGATCACCGACTTGAACTCACCCATGTCGATGTCCAGCGGTACGCCGGCCGGGCGTTTGTCGTTCCAGAAATCAGGTTGCATTGTTCTTGTCCTCTTTACCTGAGCCGATCCGGGGCCGCTTTCTGTCATTTCTGAAAAAGCGGAGCTTCACGGACACTAGCAGTTATGGCCATTGAGGCAAATATAGACAAAGCCGTCATTGATCGTGTGAATCTTCCTGCCGTGGCGTGGGCTGATCAGACGCGCTATACAATGTTCCGACTCTGAGCAAAGGAAGCGCCATGATCCACGACACCTTATGGCTGGATGCGAGTGACCGCAGCCGCCTATTCGTCAATCAATGGCTGCCGGCAGCGCCGTTGAAAGCGGTGATCCTGCTGGCCCATGGCATGGCCGAACACAGCGGCCGCTATGCGCGACTGGCCGAAACGTTTTGCGACAAAGGATATGGCGTGTATGCCCCGGATTTGCGCGGACATGGCAAAACCGCCAATTACGGCACCCTTGGCCACTTCGCCGATGACGATGGCTGGTGCAAAGTGCTCGGCGATCTGGCCAGCCTCAATCAACACATCGGCCAGCAACACCCCGGTGTACCGATCATCCTGTTAGGGCACAGCATGGGCAGCTACCTCGCCCAAGGTTATCTGCTGCACCACAGCGCCAGCCTGAACGGGGCGATTCTCAGTGGTTCAAACTTTCAGCCCGTTGCGCTGTACGGCGCCGCGCGGCAGATCGCCCGTCTGGAAAAACTGCGTCAGGGTGGCAAGGGCCGTAGCGCGCTGATCGAATGGCTGTCGTTCGGCTCGTTCAACAACAAATTCAAACCGGCGCGCACAGCGTTCGACTGGCTGAGTCGCGACCCGGCCGAGGTTGACCTGTACGCCAACGATCCACTGTGTGGCTTTCGCTGCACCAATCAACTGTGGATCGACCTGCTCGGCGGCTTGCAGCAGATCAGCAAAGCGTCCAATCTCGCGCAGATCGATCCGGGCTTGCCGCTGCTGGTAATCGGCGGCGAATGTGATCCGGTGAGTGAAGGCAAGCGTCTGACAGATCTGGCCAATGCCTTGCGCACGGCCGGCAGCCAGAACCTGCAACTGCAGATCTACCCGCAGGCGCGGCACGAATTGTTCAACGAAACCAACCGCGATGAAGTGATCGCTGATGTGCTGGCCTGGATCGATCAGGCCTTGAGCCATCCGCGCCCTCATCGCAGCGAGTAATTTTTTGTGGATTCATTGAATCCGTTACAGGAATCGAGACCGATGACCCAGGTTACCAACATCCCTTACGAAGCCCTCGAAGTCGGCCAGACTGCCAGCTACAGCAAGACCGTCGAAGAGCGCGACATCCAACTGTTTGCCGCGATGTCGGGCGACCACAACCCGGTGCACCTGGACGCCGAGTTTGCCGCCGCGAGCATGTTCAAGGAGCGTATCGCTCACGGCATGTTCAGCGGTGCTTTGATCAGTGCAGCGGTGGCCTGTGAACTGCCTGGGCCGGGCACTATTTATATTGGCCAGCAGATGAGTTTTCAGAAACCGGTGAAGATCGGTGACACGCTGACCGTGCGTCTGGAAATTCTCGAGAAACTGCCGAAGTTTCGTGTGCGCATTGCCACTCGTGTGTTCAACCAGCGTGATGAGTTGGTGGTGGATGGCGAGGCGGAGATTCTGGCGCCGCGTAAGCAGCAGACGGTGACGTTGCCGACTTTGCCGGCGATCAGCATTGGCTGATTGATTTGTGGTGTGTCAGTGAGAGCTTTCCCCCTCACCCCAGCCCTCTCCCCCAAGGGGGCGAGGGGGAAGGGAGCCGATCTCCGCTGTTTTCAGGTTTTGAGTTCGACTGGATATTTCAGGTCGATGTAGCTCGAAAAAACACCTCGGTCAGTCCCCTTCCCTCCGGGAGAGGGCTAGGGTGAGGGGCTCTTGCTTTGGCTTTCCCCAGACATAAAAAAACGCCAGACTCGCTGGCGTTTTTTGTACCCGGCGAACGCTTAAGAGCGAGCGCGAGCCTGGTTACGCAGGGCTTTCACCTGATCGTGGTTACGTTGTACGCCGTGATACTGGCGTTCAACCAGATCACGAATACCCACCAGATTATGCTTGCTGATTTTCTCGAGGGCTTCTTTGTAAGCCTTCAATGCGTGGTCTTCACCGCGCTCGGCTTCGTTCAGCACAGCCTCTTCGTCCTTGCCGGTGAACATGGCTTTGACGTCGACCCAGCGACGGTGCAGGTCACCGCTGACGCTGGTGGAAGTTTCCGGATCGCCGCCCAGCTTGCGAACTTCAGCTTGCAGCTCAGCTGCAGCAGTGGCGCAATCGGCAGAACGAGTGACGAACAGGGTTTTCAGTTCTGGATGCTTGATGTCTTCAGCGCAAGTCTTGAACCCTTCCTGACCGTCCTTGCT comes from Pseudomonas sp. RU47 and encodes:
- a CDS encoding fatty acid desaturase, which translates into the protein MSHYFDAAHRQQIETLRQRFTARTEWPTWLLLIGVYGGWFAIVLNSQWLGRGLSTLLLVPLLVLWLSVQHELLHGHPTRWTLLNKILGYAPFAVWYPYTLYRDSHLLHHRDEDLTVPGVDPESRYLTRAGWQGSSLFERSLHWLNKTVLGRFATGAPLALLALAGEELQRLKNGERQAWLMWLTHGAFTLLMLGFIARYSVLPVWHYLLLISVPALSIAMIRSYYEHRPHAQPEQRTVLNEAGWPWRWLFLNLNFHLVHHDLPKLAWYDLPTVYRMHREQWIARSGGFLVRGYGEFWRCNVFRPIDSPEHPFH
- a CDS encoding sigma-70 family RNA polymerase sigma factor translates to MSGAAISHRHTVDDLFRAHYRWLCAYLRRHLHDAASIEDIASETFVQLLEAPTLRAIREPRALLTTVAQRLLYQRWRRADLERGYRQQIDVDYAASAEEIVQLSQTLNRLDHSLQRLPGKVRTAFLLARIDGLTYPQIAAELGISQRSVSEYMSRSQALCDRHSANQFLEDKRSA
- a CDS encoding ABC transporter substrate-binding protein, which produces MRSIKNLLGTSLLALSLSVGAVSAAEKTAPIHFGDITWESGSFITEVLRLIVEKGYGYPTDTLPGSTVSLEAALAKNDIQVIGEEWAGRSPAWVKAAAEGKVFGLGDTVKGATEGWWVPEYVIKGDPERGIKALAPELKSVADLPRYKDVFRDPEDPTRGRFLNSPTGWTSEIVNSQKLKAYALNDSFVNFRTGSGAALDAEVASSIKRGKPVLFYYWSPTPLLGRFKLVKLEEPPFDAEAWKTLADANNPNPKGTRSMPASLAIGVSAPFKAQYPELVAFFEKVDLPIDLLNQTLAGMSEKRLQPRLVAEAFLRDQPQVWKPWVPVEVATKVSGSL
- a CDS encoding GNAT family N-acetyltransferase is translated as MPDTRYSLLDESLWPLMNKFYRSHQSSMKAVRDAQLWVARRGEIVAALCLRPVAGGHWLTGLFVDPGCREQGLAAQLIAAAVQDVSEPVWLFCHPDLREFYERRGFTFDPALPQAMAERLSRYARSKPMIAMERVPAQS
- a CDS encoding CsbD family protein yields the protein MSSTGDKVKGMANEAVGNVKQGVGKATDNTKLQAEGKIQEKKGEAQQAVGKAKDAVKKGVDKA
- a CDS encoding YihY/virulence factor BrkB family protein → MIFPDMKGLPLHRVMMRTVTEFVDDEMSTYASALAYQMLFSLFPFILFLIALIGFLHLPDFFSWLRLQSELVLPPQALEQVNPVIDQLQQSKGGLLSVGIVIALYTASAGVRLMMSAMNAAYDVVEGRPIWKRFPLSIFYTVGIAGMLLVAAALMVLGPQVMGWIAAQVGLEDFIVTVWTIARWPVIVILMMVAVALIYYVMPDVKQEFRFITPGSVLAVVVWIIASLGFAFYVKTFANYNAMYGSIGAIIVLLLYFYISAAVLLLGAEMNAVIEHMSSEGKDAGEKVPGELDEHPKQHVSGLGRDHSLKPDTDEV
- the fadD1 gene encoding long-chain-fatty-acid--CoA ligase FadD1; amino-acid sequence: MIEDFWKDKYPAGIAADINPDEYPNIQAVLKQSCQRFANKPAFSNLGKTITYGELYELSGAFAAYLQQHTDLQPGDRIAVQLPNVLQYPVAVFGAIRAGLIVVNTNPLYTAREMEHQFNDSGAKALVCLANMAHLAEAVVPKTGVKHVIVTEVADLLPPIKRLLINSVIKYVKKMVPAYHLPKAVKFNDVLSKGQGQPVAEANPHSGDVAVLQYTGGTTGVAKGAMLTHRNLVANMLQCKALMGSNLNEGCEILITPLPLYHIYAFTFHCMAMMLIGNHNILISNPRDLPAMVKELSKWKFSGFVGLNTLFVALCNNEGFRKLDFSALKVTLSGGMALQLAAAERWKAVTGCAICEGYGMTETSPVATVNPIQHIQIGTIGIPVPSTLCKVIDDAGVEQPLGEIGELCVKGPQVMKGYWQRQEATDEMLDSEGWLKTGDIALIQPDGYMRIVDRKKDMILVSGFNVYPNELEDVLATLPGVLQCAAIGVPDEKSGEAIKIFIVAKPGVTLTKEQVMDHMRANVTGYKVPRSVEFRDALPTTNVGKILRRELRDEELKKIKAKSAA
- a CDS encoding phosphate/phosphite/phosphonate ABC transporter substrate-binding protein → MTQHHTELLMYVAPEPIRAANERWIARILEQLGHTRLSAEGLSLPELWLSPDLLLTQTCGYPLMTALRGQVRIVGRPRYELPDASAGNHCSLILGRADDPRKTLTDFHNSRGVINSEDSNSGMNLLRQRLAPLNQDGQFFASVGISGGHRESLRWLREHRADLAAIDSVTYAYLAQHAPQEVSALQVIARSAWSPTLPFITVGSATDEQIEQLRQVMNETLRELPDVAQTLGLPEVFAASERDYQILLDYQREAEGLGYGRLR
- the def gene encoding peptide deformylase, translated to MIREILKMGDERLLRIAPPVPAEMFDSPELWQLIDDMFQTMESVGGVGLAAPQIGVDLQLVIFGFEHSERYPDAEAVPQTILINPLITPLSPLLEEGFEGCLSVPGLRGAVERYQQIRYEGFDPKGEPIVRTASGFHARVVQHECDHLIGRLYPSRITDFSKFGFTEVMFPDLDPTADD